The genomic region CTCTCCCATTTCCCCTCGGCCCCGCCCCTTCCGGTCCCGGTCCTGCCCCCGGCCGGGTTCCTGGCCTTCTATCGGGAACGGCTCGCAGGCGAGCGGTGATCCCCGGCCCTGACAGCATCCCGGGGGTCAAGGCACCCTCGGACCTTCGGGTCCGCAGCCAGGTCATTCCGTTCGGCCGCCCCCCCAACCGCATTGGCCTGGTGAATGCGGTTTCCGGGATCCGTTTTCAGGAAACCTGGTCATCCCGCCGGGAGGAGTCCTTGCGTTGGGAAGGCGGAAACTGCCGGGTCTTCAATATTGACGCGGTCGCAAAAAGTACCATCACCCTCCGGGTGATGGCTCAAACAAAGGCTTTACAAACACTTTTCCGTCCGTCTTCCGACTTTTTGCGAACCCGTCAATTTTTTTCAGTGGGTTGTCGAGGTCCGACCCCGACGCTGACCCATCAAGAACTTCGCCCCTTGTGAGAAGCAAATCGGTTACAATAAACTCAGGCCCGTTGGAGGAGGTTGTGTTCATGGAGCGCGAGGTTCACATCGCAGAATCATGGGAGGAAGCGGAAGCGTGGGAAATAGACCAGGAAATCCGTCTCACCCCCGAAGAACGGCAGGCAATCGTCGACGAGCTTCGCCTGCGAGTTTACGGTACGGATGCGCCCGATGTCCGGGAGTGCGCTCATGCCTTTGAAATCCGATCACTTTTCTGAGGACATCCGCGACTTCATGCTCTGCCTGGATCGGACCGGGGTACGGTACGTCCTGCTGGGAGGAGAGGCGGTCATTTACTACGGCCACGCGCGTCTGACGGGAGACACTGATTTCTTTTACGATATTGCCGAAGACAACGCGCAGAACCTGTTCCGTGCCCTGCGGCTCTTTTGGCGGGACAATATCCCGGGGGTCAAGGCACCCTCGGACCTTCAGGTCCGCGGCCAGGTCATTCAGTTCGGCCGCCCCCCCAACCGCATCGACCTGGTGAATGCGGTTTCCGGGATCAGTTTTCAGGAAGCCTGGTCATCCCGCCGGGAGGAGTCCTTGTGTTGGGAAGGCGGAAACTGCCGGGTCTTCATTATCGGCCTCGAACCCCTCATGCGGAACAAGCAGGCGGCCGGAAGAGGCAGGGACCTCGACGACTTGCGGTATCTCCGGAAACTGTCAACCAACCGCCCCCGACACTAATTTTTCTCACGGCACAGGCGAGAATTCCGTGTCCGGTTTTCAGTGGTTTCCTGACGGACCACGCGCTATCATCCACCACGCGGGGCTTGCCCGGCCTCGCGATGTTCAGGATCGGAGGAACCGATGAAAACCGTCTTTGCGCCCGGGTGTGCGCTCCTGATCTACAAGCCCGGCCTGGCGGACCGGGCCCAGGCGGCCCTGGAACGCGAACTGGGGCCCCTCGACCGGCACCTGACCTGTTGCCGGCACGAGCCTGGGCTCCCCCCCGGGACCCGGGTCATCAACGTCTGCCCGGGCTGCGACCGGCGCTACCGCCAACTCTACGAGGGGATCTCCACGATCTCGCTCTGGGAACTCCTCGCGGAAAGCCGTGTGTTTCCCTTCCCCGACCACGGCGGGCAGGCGATGGCCGTCCTGGACGCCTGCCCCACCCGGGACCAGGAACGGGTTCACGAGGCGGTCCGGACCCTGCTGCGGCGGATGAACGTCCGCGCCGTGGAGCCTGAACGGACGCGCACGCAGGGGACCTGCTGCGGGGACACCTTCTACCCGGCACTGCCCGCGGAGGACGTGAAGCGGCAGATGCGCAAACGCGCGGGAGAGATGCCCTGCGAGGACGTGGTCGTCTACTGCGTCTCCTGCACCAAGGCCATGCACGTGGGCGGACGGCGCCCCCGATACCTCGTGGACCTGCTCTTCGGCGAGGACACGCCCCCCGGGACCATCGAGCCCGACGCCTGGCACGCCCAGGTCGATGCCTTCATCGAGGCGCACTGAGGCTTCGGCGCCTTCGAAGTAAAATCCTGGGCAAAATGAGCCGTCTTCAGGGGCATCATCTGGCCCGGACACAACCTCCTGACCGGTCCGTGTGGTTCGTGATGATTGTCGGGATGATCCGTGTTCATCCGTGGTCATCCTTGGTCATCGCACCCCCGCCTCACGGAAAAACCCGCCGAATGACCTCCCCCAGGCTCCCCGCCCCCGGGAAGATCAGGTGCAGGGCGAG from Acidobacteriota bacterium harbors:
- a CDS encoding (Fe-S)-binding protein, coding for MKTVFAPGCALLIYKPGLADRAQAALERELGPLDRHLTCCRHEPGLPPGTRVINVCPGCDRRYRQLYEGISTISLWELLAESRVFPFPDHGGQAMAVLDACPTRDQERVHEAVRTLLRRMNVRAVEPERTRTQGTCCGDTFYPALPAEDVKRQMRKRAGEMPCEDVVVYCVSCTKAMHVGGRRPRYLVDLLFGEDTPPGTIEPDAWHAQVDAFIEAH